The DNA sequence CCTGGACGAGAAAAGCGGCCACGTCGTGAGCATTTGCGCCATCGACAACCTGATGAAAGGCGCGGCCGGTTCGGCGGTGCAAGCCCTCAACCTCGCCCTCGGCCTGGACGAAACCACCGGCCTGGACTTCCCCGGCCTGCACCCGATTTAGAGGAGTGAGGCAACTGGGGCAATTGGGGCAACTGAGGGATTGAGGCAACTGGGGCCTCCTCCTGCTCCCTCAATACCTCAATACCTCAACACCTCAATACCTCAATACCTTCCTCCTGGAGGTTCCCATGACCCTGGTCATCAAACTTGGCGGCACCGAAGGCGTAGATTTCGCCGCCGCCTGCGAAGATATCGCCGCGTTGGTTTCCCAGGGCGAGCGCGTGGTGGTCGTGCACGGCGGCTCTGCCGAAGCCAACGCCCTCGGCGAAGCCCTCGGCGCCCCGCCGCGCTTCGTCACTTCGCCTTCGGGCTTCACCAGCCGCTACACCGACCGCCCCACTTTGGAAATTTTTGCCGCGGCGGTCAACGGCAAAGTCAACACCCTTTTGGTGGAACAATTGCAGCAAAACGGTGTTAATGCCTTTGGGTTGAGCGGCCTCGATGGCCGCCTGCTGCAAGCCAAACGCAAGGGCAGCATCCGCATCGTGGAAAACGGCAAGCGCAAAATCCTGCGCGGCGATTACACCGGCAAAATTCAGGCCGTGAACACCGCCCTGCTGGAAACCCTGCTCAGCGCGGGCTACACCCCCGTAGTCGCCCCCCTGGCCGTGAGCGAAAAAGGCGAGGCGCTGAATGTGGACGCCGACCGCGCCGCAGCCATGATCGCCGCTGCCCTGCATGCTGACACCCTCATCCTGCTCACCGCCGCGCCGGGGCTGCTGCGGAACTTCCCCGACGAGAGCAGCCTGATTGCCCACATGCCCGCTGCCCAACTGGAAACCGCCTTAGAGTACGCCCAGGGGCGCATGAAGAAGAAAGTGCTGGGCGCACAGGAAGCCCTGGCAGGTGGCGCAAAACAGGTCATCATCGCCGACGGGCGCATCCCCCATCCCATCGAGCGCGCCCTGGCCGGCG is a window from the Chloroflexota bacterium genome containing:
- a CDS encoding [LysW]-aminoadipate kinase produces the protein MTLVIKLGGTEGVDFAAACEDIAALVSQGERVVVVHGGSAEANALGEALGAPPRFVTSPSGFTSRYTDRPTLEIFAAAVNGKVNTLLVEQLQQNGVNAFGLSGLDGRLLQAKRKGSIRIVENGKRKILRGDYTGKIQAVNTALLETLLSAGYTPVVAPLAVSEKGEALNVDADRAAAMIAAALHADTLILLTAAPGLLRNFPDESSLIAHMPAAQLETALEYAQGRMKKKVLGAQEALAGGAKQVIIADGRIPHPIERALAGGGTHIQ